A genomic segment from Branchiostoma floridae strain S238N-H82 chromosome 7, Bfl_VNyyK, whole genome shotgun sequence encodes:
- the LOC118419847 gene encoding ethanolamine-phosphate cytidylyltransferase-like has translation MATDDRGDRRPVRVWVDGCFDMAHFGHANALRQAKKMGDYLVVGIHSDEEITKHKGPPVMTEQERYKMVGAIKWVDEVVEGSPYVTTLETMDKYNCDFCVHGDDITMTADGQDTYAEVKNCGRYKECRRTAGISTTDMVGRMLLLTKTHHDREHETHPPRKQVEELGTGHEARSPWTGVSQFLPTTQKIAQFSEGGANPQPGDRIVYVSGAFDLFHVGHLDFLQKARQEGDYLIVGLHTDPVVNWYKGSNHPIMNIHERTLCVLACRYVSEVVIGAPYTVTKELMDHFSVDVVVHGRTPYPPDRDGSDPYRVPKELEKFKRIDSDNDMTTSKIIKRIISNRLNFEARNKAKEEKEIRAFENLQKQMASGECFLEEA, from the exons ATGGCTACAGACGACAGAGGCGATCGTAGACCAGTGCGGGTTTGGGTGGACGGATGTTTCGACATGGCGCACTTTGGCCACGCGAACGCTCTCCGCCAGGCCAAGAAGATGGGAGACTATCTGGTGGTGGGGATCCACTCGGATGAGGAGATCACCAAGCACAAGGGCCCGCCCGTCATGACGGAACAGGAGAGGTACAAGATGGTGGGAGCCATCAAATGGGTGGACGAG GTTGTGGAGGGTTCCCCATATGTCACCACCCTGGAAACTATGGACAAATACAACTGTGACTTCTGTGTCCATGGTGACGACATCACCATGACAGCAGACGGACAGGACACCTACGCGGAGGTGAAGAACTGCGGGCGCTACAAGGAGTGTCGGCGCACGGCTGGCATCTCCACGACAGATATGGTTGGTCGGATGCTGCTGCTGACCAAGACGCATCACGATCGGGAACACGAGACCCATCCCCCGAGGAAACAG GTAGAGGAGCTGGGTACCGGACACGAGGCCCGCAGCCCTTGGACGGGGGTCTCCCAGTTCCTCCCGACGACGCAGAAGATCGCCCAGTTCTCCGAGGGCGGGGCCAACCCCCAGCCTGGCGACCGCATCGTGTACGTCTCCGGAGCCTTCGACCTCTTCCACGTGGGGCACCTTGACTTCCTACAGAAGGCTCGACAGGAGGGCGACTACCTCATCGTGGGGCTCCACACCGACCCCGTGGTCAACTGGTACAAGGGCTCCAACCACCccatcatgaatattcatgagcgGACCCTGTGCGTGCTCGCCTGCAGGTACGTGTCGGAGGTGGTCATCGGCGCCCCCTACACCGTGACAAAGGAACTGATGGATCATTTTAGCGTCGACGTGGTCGTCCACGGGAGGACGCCCTACCCTCCCGATCGGGACGGAAGCGACCCCTACAGGGTCCCGAAAGAACTGGAGAAGTTTAAGCGCATCGACAGTGACAACGACATGACGACCTCCAAGATCATCAAGAGGATCATCAGTAACAGACTTAACTTTGAGGCAAGGAATAAAGCTAAAGAAGAGAAGGAGATTCGGGCTTTTGAAAACCTGCAGAAGCAGATGGCATCTGGAGAGTGTTTTCTCGAGGAAGCATAA